The Pyrococcus horikoshii OT3 genome includes a window with the following:
- a CDS encoding coiled-coil protein: MQVKVDPEEIKRIKRELEELQEEKRKIEIKLEELQKELNTWIQKRDEKNLEVKRLREKAREFKAKRDEINQRIKELKKNRDEINAKLDLLYQEVLEYRTKRDEFKQLRRLKMPKEKIEERIEKLEWELQTTPNISPEREKQIVDQIQVLATELEIIQQIERYNNKLQEVRKKIDQLKKARRAISMEIQQLANQSQQFHEQMIKTYQRADEVKKEADEYHQKVLELREKIREVRRELREVEKKILEYDQKHKELIAYKLVARMKAKRDANFEKAVQALEKFKRGEKLTWDEILLLQRYNLV, encoded by the coding sequence ATGCAAGTGAAAGTTGACCCAGAGGAAATTAAGAGGATCAAGAGAGAGCTTGAAGAACTTCAAGAGGAGAAGAGGAAAATTGAAATAAAACTGGAAGAGCTCCAGAAGGAGCTAAACACTTGGATTCAAAAGAGGGATGAAAAGAATCTTGAAGTGAAGAGGCTACGTGAAAAGGCTAGAGAATTCAAGGCCAAGAGGGATGAAATAAATCAGAGAATAAAGGAGTTAAAGAAAAATAGGGACGAAATAAACGCAAAACTTGATCTTCTTTATCAAGAAGTCCTGGAGTACAGGACAAAAAGGGATGAGTTCAAGCAACTAAGAAGGCTTAAAATGCCCAAGGAGAAGATTGAAGAGAGAATTGAAAAGCTTGAGTGGGAGCTTCAGACTACTCCAAATATTTCCCCAGAGAGGGAGAAGCAAATAGTCGATCAAATTCAGGTTCTTGCAACTGAGTTAGAGATAATCCAGCAAATTGAGAGGTACAATAACAAGCTTCAAGAGGTTAGGAAGAAGATAGATCAGCTTAAAAAGGCTAGAAGGGCTATAAGTATGGAAATACAACAATTGGCTAATCAGAGTCAGCAATTCCATGAGCAAATGATAAAGACATATCAGAGAGCTGATGAAGTTAAGAAGGAAGCTGATGAGTATCACCAAAAGGTCCTGGAGCTTAGGGAGAAGATTAGGGAAGTTAGAAGGGAACTTAGGGAAGTTGAAAAGAAGATTCTAGAGTACGATCAGAAGCACAAGGAGCTTATAGCTTATAAACTCGTAGCAAGGATGAAGGCTAAGAGAGATGCAAACTTCGAAAAAGCCGTTCAAGCCCTCGAGAAGTTCAAGCGTGGAGAAAAGCTCACATGGGATGAAATATTACTACTCCAGAGGTACAACCTCGTCTGA